TAAGAATCATCACATGATCACCAATACTGCCGACAGTAGAAGCGTGCTTATTGGAATAGTAATCCGTAATCGCTTTCATGCGATTGATTAGTTCAGGACGATGACGGTACAACGCCAATATGTAGGCCTGATGCGCTGACAACTTGTCGTTAATGAGTACTTCACGCCCTCCTGTTTCATTAAGAACTGTCGCCTCTACCCCATTACCGAAAGTAGTAAGCCGGTCCACCAGAATGATATCCACATTCTCAATGAAGGTATCATTACCGATCTCATAATTAGCAATGTAGTTCTGAATGTTTTCAATGCAGCAGTTATCCCCTACTGTCACATTGTGCAAAGTTACATGACGTAATCCGGAATGTTTCCTGATGCCTCCCGGCAATGTAAATTCAGCATCCAATACACCCAGTTTCACTTCTCCCGAAAAACGGGTGTGATGAACGTACTCACAATTAAACCCCTCTGCAACTGATACATTTCCCCAATCATCAGCCAGACACGACTGGCTCTTTAACTGAAGCACTTCATCTTCAGTTAGTCTACGATAATCTTTCATATTAATAAATATAAGTAATGTGCCGCTTCCCCCAATCAGCAAAGCAGCACATTGATTAATTATTCCTCCTCTTCGTAGGTCTGATAAAGAAAATCGTTATAGGGGTATTTCTGAACGTGTAGTTCTTTCACTCGTTGATAAACTACGCTTTTCAGTTCGTCCATATTGATTCTTTCGCGGGCGGAAATAAAGAGACAGTTGTCTTCCATTTTTGCCATCCACGTCTTCATCAGTTCTTCGAGTGTTAAGTTTTCTTTCGTTCGGGGGGTAAGGTCATCCGGCGCTTTCTCCACATAGGTGTAAGCGTCTATTTTATTGAATACAAGTATCATGGGTTTGCCACCACCGCCAATTTCGGCAAGTGTCTTGTTTACCACTTCGATCTGTTCTTCAAATCCGGGGTGAGAAATATCGACTACATGCACAAGCAAATCCGCTTCACGCACCTCGTCGAGCGTCGACTTGAACGAATCGACCAAATCAGTCGGCAATTTACGGATAAATCCTACCGTATCGGATAACAAGAACGGCAGGTTATCGATAATCACTTTACGCACAGTGGTATCCAGAGTAGCAAATAGTTTGTTCTCGGCAAATACTTCGCTCTTCGAGAGAAGGTTCATCATGGTTGATTTTCCGACATTAGTGTAACCTACTAATGCAACGCGTATCATGCGTCCACGATTTTTGCGCTGGGTAGCTTTCTGCTTGTCAATCTCTGCCAAACGTTCTTTCAGTAACGACATACGGTTCAAGATGATACGGCGGTCCATTTCGAGTTGCGTTTCTCCCGGTCCGCGAAGCCCCACGGAACCTTTACCGCCACCGGCTCCGGAACCGCCTCCCTGGCGTTCCAAGTGAGTCCAGAGTCGTTGCAGGCGTGGCAACATATATTTATACTGGGCAAGTTCCACCTGCGTCTTTGCATTAGCAGTCTGAGCACGCATCGCGAATATATCGAGGATCAGTGATGTACGGTCAAGTATTTTAATTTTCAGCTCAGCTTCAATATTACGTATCTGTTTCGCAGAAAGTTCATCATCAAAGATAACCATTCCCACTTCACGTTCTTCTTCCTCCTCGTTCCGGATATATTGTTTAATCTCCTCCAATTTTCCTTTACCGACATAGGTCACCGAGTTAGCTGTCGGCAACTTCTGCGTAAATCGTTTCACTACTTCCGCCCCAGCCGTCTCGGCAAGGAACGCCAATTCATCCAGATACTCGTTCGTTTTACGCTCATCCTGCGTCTGAGTGATGAGTCCCACAAGCACTGCTATTTCTACTTTGGCTTCGGATATTACAAATTCTTTCATTCTTTACTTTTTTCTTTCCTATATAACACGGGGACAAAGATAATGATTTCAATGAGATAATAAAAGAGAGTATGCTTACGTTTTTTTAAAACGCGAACATACTCTCTATTTATTCTTGTCAAGAAGAAATGATCTATTTCTTCATGTTAATCGTCTTTCAAATATTGATTAGATTCGAATCACTCATCCTCAAGTATCAATTTAAAGTCATCCGGCACTGTAAGCACAGATTCTTTTTGTCCAATCAGACCATCCCCGTAATAATAGACATTGAGAGTCATCTTATGGCTTGTCGGATCATATTTAGAATCCACATCATCTACCCCTAAATAGTCCAATGAGCTAAATCCTAGGATATCTGATCCTTCTTCTGTCAAGTACCCGGTATTATAACTATCGAAAGCGACTCCATTGTTTTTCGGATTAATCGTGAAGAACAAATATTCATCCGGTTCACCAACTTCTTCTCCTGACTCTGCCAAAGCTTGCGAGAACGGATCAACAATGCGATAACGATTCTCGCCATCTACACGTTGTACTTTTACATTATATTCTTTACCAGCATTATATTCATCAAATACCCAGTCTTTGAAAGCAAATGTTCCCGAAACATCCACCCATTTCAAACATTGAACAGTGAAACTAGCATGTCCGTTTCCTTTATATGGATTAACGGCAGCAGCTTCCAATGAGATTTGAAACGAATACTCCTCTTTTAGCTGTGCTTTTTCAAAAGTTATAACCAGATCAGCCGTTGCCTGTCCGGCTGCAAAACTAACACTCTGAGGGATGTTGAAAATATTTTCCGTATTAGCCTGTACCTCAATTGCAACAGTTGCAGCCGCCTCTGTCTTATCCCGGCTAATTGTCAACGTCAGTTCTTTAGGATCAGTATCTTCCAACTCTTCATATCCAATATTATCTCCCACAAAAGAAGCACCAATACAATTGGGATCAACTGCCGGAGAAGGAGTACGTCCATCATCATCGGAGCAAGCAGCCATGCTTAGCAATGCTATTCCTCCAATTAATAAAGCTATATATTTTGTTACTTTTTTCATTGTAGTATTCATTTTAATCAGTTGCACCATCTTTTAAATTCGGATTCTGCCCTGCTACGGGAAGGTTAC
The nucleotide sequence above comes from Bacteroides caccae. Encoded proteins:
- the hflX gene encoding GTPase HflX, producing the protein MKEFVISEAKVEIAVLVGLITQTQDERKTNEYLDELAFLAETAGAEVVKRFTQKLPTANSVTYVGKGKLEEIKQYIRNEEEEEREVGMVIFDDELSAKQIRNIEAELKIKILDRTSLILDIFAMRAQTANAKTQVELAQYKYMLPRLQRLWTHLERQGGGSGAGGGKGSVGLRGPGETQLEMDRRIILNRMSLLKERLAEIDKQKATQRKNRGRMIRVALVGYTNVGKSTMMNLLSKSEVFAENKLFATLDTTVRKVIIDNLPFLLSDTVGFIRKLPTDLVDSFKSTLDEVREADLLVHVVDISHPGFEEQIEVVNKTLAEIGGGGKPMILVFNKIDAYTYVEKAPDDLTPRTKENLTLEELMKTWMAKMEDNCLFISARERINMDELKSVVYQRVKELHVQKYPYNDFLYQTYEEEE